In one Pseudomonas fitomaticsae genomic region, the following are encoded:
- a CDS encoding nitroreductase family protein: MQALDALLNRVSVPRLIDPAPTAEQREVLFAAATRAPDHGHLQPYRFLTVEGAAREQMGELLAEAAQMQEGEITEAMIDKARNGPLRAPLVVVVIAKLQDHVKYPKAEQLLAAGCAAHGILLAAYAQGIGAVWRTGDLAYSKHVAKGLGLTDDEEVIAFLYLGTPQKEPRVAEKVDLAEFVSAWPGKS, from the coding sequence ATGCAGGCTCTCGACGCTTTGCTCAACCGTGTTTCCGTTCCACGACTGATCGATCCGGCCCCCACCGCCGAACAGCGCGAAGTGCTGTTCGCCGCCGCGACCCGCGCACCGGATCACGGCCATTTGCAGCCGTATCGCTTCCTGACCGTCGAAGGCGCGGCGCGTGAGCAGATGGGCGAGTTGCTGGCCGAAGCGGCGCAAATGCAGGAAGGCGAAATCACCGAAGCGATGATCGACAAGGCGCGCAACGGCCCGCTGCGGGCGCCGCTGGTGGTCGTGGTCATCGCCAAATTGCAGGATCACGTCAAATACCCGAAGGCCGAGCAGTTGCTGGCCGCAGGCTGTGCGGCTCACGGGATTCTGCTGGCGGCTTACGCGCAGGGGATTGGCGCGGTGTGGCGCACCGGTGATCTGGCGTACTCGAAGCATGTCGCCAAGGGTTTGGGGCTGACGGATGACGAAGAGGTGATTGCGTTCCTGTACCTCGGCACGCCGCAGAAAGAACCGCGGGTGGCCGAGAAGGTTGATCTGGCGGAGTTTGTCAGCGCCTGGCCGGGGAAATCCTGA